The window GACTACAATCAAATGGATCAGTGAAGAAGCTGTCAAGCAAAAAAGAAAGCACAAAATCATCATCATGGTAGAAACAGGCGATCTTCGAGAAGGAGTGATGGGAGATCATTTAATTGATTTTTATGCTGCCATTTTTGAGCTTCCGAATATTGAGGTGATTGGGCTTGGGACAAACCTCAATTGCCTCAATGGAGTTATGCCTTCTTCAGACAAATTGATACAGCTTTCGCTTTACAAGCAAATCATTGAATTGAAATTCAATAAAAAGATCCCTTGGGTCTCCGCAGGAACTTCTGTAACGATCCCCTTAATGCTACATCAGCAATTACCAAAAGGAGTCAATCATTTTCGTGTCGGTGAGACACTTTACTTTGGTATTGACCTCTTTGAAGAAAAAGTTATCGATGGAATGAATGGAGATGTGTTTGAATTATTTGCAGAAATTATCGAAATGCAAGAGAAGCCTTTATTACCATCAGGTTCTTTAGCCGCTAACCCTCAAGGAGAGGTAATTGAAATTGATGAATCTTTGTATGGAAAATCTTCATTTAGAGCCATATTGGACATAGGTCTGCTCGATGTAGATCCTAAACATCTAATTCCTGAAGATGGAGAATTTGAAATTTTAGGAGCTAGTTCTGATATGATTATTCTTAACCTAGGAATAAATGCTAAAAAATATAAAGTAGGTGATCTCGTGAAATTCAACTTGAAATACATGGGAGCGTTAGGTATAATGAATTCTAGT is drawn from Belliella baltica DSM 15883 and contains these coding sequences:
- a CDS encoding alanine racemase, which produces MAFLNLYRGKLKQNFGFLKELFESNDISWGVVSKLFCGNRAYLKELIDLGVREIHDSRISNLAKVKEINPDVQTVYIKPPSKRNMEKMVRYADVSLNSELTTIKWISEEAVKQKRKHKIIIMVETGDLREGVMGDHLIDFYAAIFELPNIEVIGLGTNLNCLNGVMPSSDKLIQLSLYKQIIELKFNKKIPWVSAGTSVTIPLMLHQQLPKGVNHFRVGETLYFGIDLFEEKVIDGMNGDVFELFAEIIEMQEKPLLPSGSLAANPQGEVIEIDESLYGKSSFRAILDIGLLDVDPKHLIPEDGEFEILGASSDMIILNLGINAKKYKVGDLVKFNLKYMGALGIMNSSYVDKKISD